The Branchiostoma floridae strain S238N-H82 chromosome 8, Bfl_VNyyK, whole genome shotgun sequence genome has a segment encoding these proteins:
- the LOC118421605 gene encoding N(G),N(G)-dimethylarginine dimethylaminohydrolase 1-like isoform X1, translating into MELMGEFDYEILSLPDDQATDCLYMNGTILHCTKEEFPDSYKVFETVTDYHRVAVSNRELRKVGGALSRLALLIPLTKTK; encoded by the exons ATGGAACTGATGGGAGAGTTTGACTATGAGATCCTGAGTCTGCCCGACGACCAGGCGACCGACTGTCTGTACATGAATGGGACGATACTGCACTGCACCAAGGAGGAGTTTCCTGACAGTTATAAG GTGTTTGAGACGGTGACAGACTACCACAGGGTTGCCGTGTCCAACAGGGAGCTGAGGAAGGTGGGCGGGGCCCTCAGCAGGCTCGCACTGCTCATCCCCCTCACCAAGACTAA GTGA
- the LOC118421605 gene encoding N(G),N(G)-dimethylarginine dimethylaminohydrolase 1-like isoform X2, translated as MELMGEFDYEILSLPDDQATDCLYMNGTILHCTKEEFPDSYKVFETVTDYHRVAVSNRELRKVGGALSRLALLIPLTKTK; from the exons ATGGAACTGATGGGAGAGTTTGACTATGAGATCCTGAGTCTGCCCGACGACCAGGCGACCGACTGTCTGTACATGAATGGGACGATACTGCACTGCACCAAGGAGGAGTTTCCTGACAGTTATAAG GTGTTTGAGACGGTGACAGACTACCACAGGGTTGCCGTGTCCAACAGGGAGCTGAGGAAGGTGGGCGGGGCCCTCAGCAGGCTCGCACTGCTCATCCCCCTCACCAAGACTAAG TGA